In Chloroflexota bacterium, a single genomic region encodes these proteins:
- a CDS encoding molybdenum cofactor guanylyltransferase, with amino-acid sequence MSEPARVTALILAGGKSRRMGRDKAFIEFEGKPLIARVIERVQPVCAETLIIANDADLYAPFGLRVVGDVYPDKGSLGGIYSGLLSAREEYALAVACDMPFLNEGLLRYLISLAPHADVIVPHAVDPSSNPAHTGKRANKTLAKSRDWHPMHAVYSKRCLDAMRAHLLADDLRLISFFDDVRVRVVESDQVDRFDPQHLSFFNANTPEDFQIALSLGQTVR; translated from the coding sequence ATGAGCGAACCGGCGCGCGTCACCGCGCTCATTCTCGCCGGCGGCAAAAGCCGGCGGATGGGTCGCGATAAAGCATTCATCGAATTCGAGGGCAAGCCGCTCATCGCGCGCGTGATCGAACGCGTACAACCGGTTTGCGCGGAAACGCTCATCATCGCGAACGACGCGGACTTGTACGCGCCGTTCGGTCTGCGCGTGGTCGGCGACGTGTACCCGGACAAAGGATCGCTCGGCGGCATCTATTCGGGACTGCTGTCCGCGCGCGAAGAGTACGCGCTCGCGGTCGCATGCGATATGCCGTTTCTCAACGAAGGACTGTTGCGCTATTTGATTTCGCTCGCGCCGCACGCCGATGTCATCGTGCCGCACGCGGTTGATCCATCGTCCAACCCGGCGCACACGGGCAAACGCGCGAACAAGACGCTCGCCAAATCGCGCGACTGGCATCCGATGCACGCGGTCTATTCGAAACGCTGTCTCGACGCGATGCGGGCGCACTTGCTTGCGGATGATCTGCGGTTGATCAGTTTCTTCGACGATGTGCGCGTGCGCGTTGTCGAAAGCGATCAGGTGGACCGCTTCGACCCCCAGCATCTCTCGTTCTTCAATGCGAACACGCCGGAAGATTTCCAGATCGCGTTATCGCTCGGTCAGACGGTTAGGTAA
- a CDS encoding NUDIX hydrolase, translated as MSRVDANELAELTARFGAPVRWTRALDVTRETIAEWRDATKKRQAEIVLALPRPGKRVLLHTKDFYPSGVFRVPSGGIHLGERVEDAARREMREETGFTAPLTRLLGIIEYEFRHAEERVPFVSYVFLADETHDAPHPMDAGERITQFREAVWSDLPRLAQMLDDLPEDWRDWGRFRAIAHRLIADFKF; from the coding sequence ATGTCGCGCGTGGATGCGAACGAATTGGCGGAACTGACCGCGCGTTTCGGCGCGCCGGTGCGCTGGACGCGCGCGCTGGACGTGACGCGCGAAACCATCGCAGAGTGGCGCGACGCGACGAAGAAACGTCAGGCGGAAATCGTACTCGCCTTGCCGCGTCCCGGCAAACGCGTGTTGTTGCACACCAAGGATTTTTACCCAAGCGGTGTATTTCGCGTGCCGTCCGGCGGCATCCACCTGGGCGAGCGCGTCGAGGATGCGGCGCGGCGCGAGATGCGCGAAGAGACCGGATTCACCGCGCCGCTCACACGTTTGCTCGGCATCATCGAGTACGAGTTTCGTCATGCCGAGGAGCGCGTGCCGTTCGTCTCGTACGTCTTTCTCGCGGATGAAACGCATGATGCGCCGCACCCGATGGACGCGGGCGAACGCATCACACAGTTCCGCGAAGCTGTGTGGAGCGACTTGCCGCGCCTCGCGCAAATGCTCGATGACTTACCGGAAGATTGGCGCGACTGGGGACGTTTTCGCGCCATCGCTCACCGATTGATAGCCGATTTCAAGTTTTAG
- the fdhD gene encoding formate dehydrogenase accessory sulfurtransferase FdhD, whose amino-acid sequence MFEDKVQTTYHHITEKGVAPIQGWVIGESRWTLFVNDSEVVTFMATARNLHHLALGFLASENFIARLDQVASLRVNLASDRAYWYIPALGIEETRAMAICEEGVGTIQVRLTHADFHLPARRIITSGCGGGVTFDDLSKEQTPMDSTRTVHVAQLFALMRELNARATLYRECRGVHTSALGDGEQLLALAEDVGRHNTLDKLRGECLLRGIATHDRILISTGRISSEMITKAAKMRVPIVVSRTSPTHLSVQLARAWNVTLIGYLHAGQMQVYHGMERIIVD is encoded by the coding sequence ATGTTCGAGGACAAGGTTCAAACGACCTATCACCACATCACCGAAAAAGGCGTCGCGCCGATTCAGGGCTGGGTCATCGGCGAGAGCCGCTGGACGTTGTTCGTCAACGATTCCGAAGTCGTGACCTTTATGGCGACCGCGCGCAACCTGCATCACCTCGCGCTCGGTTTTCTCGCCTCCGAAAATTTTATCGCCCGTCTCGATCAAGTCGCGTCCCTACGCGTGAATCTCGCGTCCGACCGCGCGTACTGGTACATCCCCGCGCTCGGCATCGAAGAAACGCGTGCGATGGCGATCTGCGAAGAAGGCGTCGGCACGATTCAGGTGCGACTCACGCACGCGGATTTCCATTTGCCCGCGCGGCGAATTATCACAAGTGGTTGTGGCGGCGGCGTTACGTTCGACGATCTCTCGAAAGAACAGACGCCGATGGATTCGACGCGGACTGTGCATGTGGCGCAATTATTCGCGCTGATGCGCGAGCTGAACGCGCGCGCGACGTTGTATCGCGAATGTCGCGGCGTCCACACGTCCGCGCTCGGCGACGGCGAGCAACTCCTCGCGCTCGCCGAAGATGTGGGACGCCACAACACGCTCGACAAACTGCGCGGCGAATGCTTGCTGCGCGGCATCGCGACGCATGACCGGATTCTTATTTCGACCGGTCGCATTTCGTCCGAGATGATCACGAAAGCCGCGAAGATGCGCGTGCCGATTGTCGTCTCGCGCACTTCGCCGACTCACTTGTCTGTGCAACTGGCGCGCGCGTGGAACGTGACGTTGATCGGTTACCTCCACGCGGGTCAGATGCAAGTGTATCACGGGATGGAACGTATCATCGTAGATTAA
- the surE gene encoding 5'/3'-nucleotidase SurE gives MTQSVSTHRRKKNAPLIVLTNDDGIQSPGLRALARAVMPLGDVLIVAPLEQQSSMGRAFLGRGDAASVNYVVDGKRVRAFAVPTSPAVTARHAFLLLADRPPALLISGINYGENIGNGVTISGTVGAALEGANLGAPALAISVVTAPEFHMSHSDAVDFSVAAHFAAMFARRILARGLPAGVDVLNVNVPQEATESTPWRWTRVSRAAYFYSKIEETPQGKQFTGYESRVDLATLERDADVRAVIVDCVVSVSPLTLDLTARVAAKERARWSK, from the coding sequence ATGACGCAATCTGTTTCGACACACCGGCGCAAAAAAAACGCGCCGCTCATCGTGCTGACGAATGATGACGGAATTCAGTCTCCCGGTTTGCGCGCGCTTGCGCGCGCGGTGATGCCGCTCGGCGACGTGTTGATCGTCGCGCCGCTCGAACAGCAATCCTCGATGGGGCGCGCGTTCCTGGGTCGCGGCGATGCCGCGTCGGTCAACTATGTGGTGGATGGCAAGCGCGTGCGCGCGTTCGCCGTACCCACCTCGCCGGCGGTCACTGCGCGGCACGCGTTCCTTCTGCTTGCGGATCGTCCGCCCGCGTTGCTGATTTCCGGCATCAACTATGGCGAGAACATCGGAAACGGCGTGACGATTTCGGGCACGGTTGGCGCGGCGCTCGAAGGCGCGAACCTGGGCGCGCCGGCGCTGGCGATCTCGGTTGTGACCGCGCCGGAATTTCACATGTCGCACAGCGATGCGGTGGATTTTTCGGTGGCGGCGCATTTCGCGGCGATGTTTGCGCGGCGCATTCTCGCGCGCGGTTTGCCGGCGGGCGTGGATGTGCTCAACGTGAATGTACCCCAAGAGGCGACTGAATCAACACCCTGGCGTTGGACGCGCGTGTCGCGCGCGGCGTACTTTTACTCCAAGATCGAGGAGACGCCGCAAGGAAAACAATTCACTGGTTATGAATCACGCGTGGATTTGGCGACGCTCGAACGCGATGCGGACGTACGCGCGGTGATCGTGGATTGCGTCGTGTCGGTTTCGCCGCTCACGCTCGATTTGACGGCGCGCGTCGCGGCGAAGGAACGCGCGCGGTGGAGCAAATAA